From the genome of Fimbriimonadaceae bacterium, one region includes:
- a CDS encoding PAS domain S-box protein, with translation MDRSIDNLSQTNFSIEAENAELRRGVSALKAALDELKRQVSDSILPVDAESFRALAEQGEAMITRYDMDGTFLYASPSRTQITGYELEEIVGQSAYDFMHPDDIEMVSRDIHPRLRNGESVRYQWRAKIKGGGYRWMESSTQVLFDEKQNPLQIHCTSIDIHRQKEVELSLQQSEARWRAMVEGSPDYVRVVDKNLRLIYANRVMPGQSWTPDQYVDYRDWVPKESRELVANAVADAIATQSTIVLDDLNYGTSVEEYWLRIRFSPILRDGESHVLIIVTDITALKQGQAAVRESEEKYRLLFERGPEPAWVIEQDSWAFLAVNPASVKHYGYSEQEFLSMTALDVRCPEDIEGFVSRMKRYRGRKEGRNRFIRHRKKDGSVIFVDALWHEIEFQGRRAYLVLCRDMTDEKEAEERIQATNLELDRRVSERTAQLEATNQELESFTYSVSHDLRSPLRSIDGYSTMLLTDHGYLLNDEAKDYLERIRVAGRRMSDLINNLLGLSRLTRTPLKPEKLSLTYLAQSILDDLRSRNPDFTGDVYVHPEMWVVADPQLVQIAMTNLIENAVKFSSKRSNSMIEVGVVDEHGDRKFYVKDNGAGFDMAYSDKLFGAFQRLHSDREFEGTGIGLATVQRIIQRHGGRIWAEAAVDKGATFWFSLPDMPEG, from the coding sequence ATGGACCGGAGTATCGATAACCTTTCTCAAACAAATTTCTCAATCGAGGCAGAGAACGCAGAATTACGCAGGGGCGTATCTGCGCTTAAAGCAGCGCTCGACGAACTGAAACGCCAAGTTTCAGACAGCATTTTGCCGGTTGATGCTGAGTCTTTTCGAGCCCTCGCAGAGCAGGGCGAGGCGATGATTACGCGCTACGACATGGATGGCACGTTCCTGTATGCAAGTCCGTCGCGAACTCAGATTACAGGCTACGAACTCGAAGAGATCGTAGGACAAAGCGCGTACGATTTCATGCACCCGGACGACATCGAGATGGTTAGTCGGGACATTCATCCTCGACTCCGCAACGGTGAAAGCGTCCGTTATCAATGGCGAGCAAAGATCAAGGGTGGTGGGTACCGTTGGATGGAATCCTCGACTCAGGTCCTCTTCGATGAGAAGCAGAACCCGCTCCAGATTCATTGCACGTCCATTGACATTCACCGGCAGAAAGAGGTCGAGCTTTCATTGCAGCAATCGGAAGCGCGCTGGCGAGCGATGGTGGAAGGATCGCCCGATTATGTACGCGTGGTCGACAAGAATCTCCGATTGATCTACGCAAACCGAGTCATGCCGGGCCAATCCTGGACTCCCGATCAATACGTCGATTATCGAGACTGGGTGCCAAAGGAATCGCGGGAATTGGTGGCAAATGCCGTCGCCGATGCGATTGCGACCCAAAGCACGATCGTTCTAGATGACCTCAATTACGGAACTTCTGTCGAGGAGTATTGGCTGCGCATCCGTTTTAGCCCAATCTTGCGAGATGGGGAGAGTCATGTCCTTATCATCGTGACGGACATTACGGCGCTCAAGCAGGGGCAAGCTGCTGTACGTGAAAGTGAAGAAAAGTACCGTCTTTTGTTTGAGCGTGGCCCCGAGCCGGCATGGGTCATCGAGCAGGATTCGTGGGCGTTCTTGGCCGTCAATCCCGCTTCCGTGAAGCACTATGGCTACTCGGAACAAGAGTTCCTTTCCATGACAGCTCTTGATGTTCGCTGTCCCGAGGATATCGAAGGCTTTGTATCCCGTATGAAGCGGTATCGCGGGCGCAAAGAGGGTCGTAACCGCTTCATTCGGCATCGCAAGAAAGATGGAAGCGTGATCTTTGTGGATGCTTTGTGGCATGAGATCGAGTTTCAGGGGCGACGTGCTTATCTGGTCCTGTGTAGGGACATGACGGATGAGAAAGAGGCGGAGGAGAGGATTCAGGCGACGAATCTGGAACTTGATCGGCGTGTGAGCGAGCGTACCGCTCAGCTTGAAGCGACGAATCAGGAGCTTGAGAGCTTCACCTATTCCGTCTCCCACGACTTACGATCACCCCTGCGAAGCATTGACGGGTACAGCACGATGTTGCTGACTGATCACGGCTACCTCCTCAACGACGAAGCCAAGGATTACTTGGAAAGAATTCGTGTGGCAGGACGTCGAATGTCCGATCTCATCAACAACCTTCTTGGGTTGTCACGGCTCACCCGAACGCCGCTCAAACCCGAAAAGCTTAGCCTGACCTATTTGGCGCAATCGATCTTGGATGATCTTCGTTCGCGTAATCCTGACTTTACGGGAGACGTCTATGTCCATCCTGAAATGTGGGTGGTTGCCGATCCGCAACTCGTTCAGATTGCCATGACGAACTTGATTGAGAATGCAGTGAAGTTCAGTTCAAAGCGGTCAAATTCGATGATCGAGGTTGGGGTTGTGGACGAGCACGGAGACCGAAAGTTCTATGTGAAGGACAACGGCGCCGGGTTTGACATGGCGTATTCCGATAAGCTGTTTGGAGCATTCCAACGGCTTCATTCGGATCGCGAGTTTGAGGGGACAGGTATCGGCCTCGCAACAGTCCAACGCATCATCCAACGCCATGGCGGGCGCATCTGGGCTGAAGCTGCCGTGGATAAAGGCGCGACTTTCTGGTTTAGCCTGCCTGACATGCCCGAAGGTTAG
- a CDS encoding DNA topoisomerase IV subunit B (negatively supercoils closed circular double-stranded DNA), with product MADKDQDLTPESTEETADLVTTEALELGSDGRYIVEGDYDANQIQVLEGLEAVRKRPGMYVGDNGKKGLHQMFREVLDNSVDEALAGHCDFIQVKLHADNSMSVEDNGRGIPVDKHAKMGVSALQVVMTVLHAGGKFGEGGGYKTSGGLHGVGVSCTNALSAWMETTVKRNGKLYRQRYEMGRPVTEVEVIGKSQGTGTLQHWMADDTVLTESKYDTHILKNRLRELAYLNPQVKFDFKNEQNPDDDEEFFYQRGIPQLVEDVNEAKNSLHPVIFFKRRKDTTELEVALQYHDGYTQTVLAFSNNIHQPDGGTHVSGFSQALTRVINAYARKGNYLKEKDTNFTSDDISDGLTAVISLRLENPQYNSQDKVKLVTPEVQGMVNSLVGDGLNTYMEENPAIARRIVEKAVIAQRMREAAKKAAEAVKRSSAMDSFGLPGKLSDCVSKDPQKCEIFLVEGDSAGGSAKGARDRVTQAILPLRGKILNVEKARVDKALDNEEIKSLIAALGVGIDLDFGRGEEDEQETLFSESNVEENDKVRSEVANGAEPNNDYTEIIVGADEEEESDSTEADDLEESDEAVTVEGDDVSEEVVSSEEAAEAPANGRKRSSTSAMKSATIGKGQKDQREKQFDLSKLRYHKIIIMTDADVDGEHIRTLLLTFFYRYMRPIIEKGYLYLAQPPLFVIKVGNNERHYAMTEKERDEIVRGLGKKRNCTIQRFKGLGEMNADELEETTMNPEHRTLVKVNYDTQFMMDVERLFSDLMGEKVEPRRAFIEKHAKQASDVDWHY from the coding sequence ATGGCCGACAAAGATCAAGACCTAACCCCTGAGTCGACAGAAGAAACCGCCGACTTAGTTACCACCGAAGCCCTCGAACTCGGTAGCGATGGACGCTACATCGTCGAAGGCGACTACGACGCCAACCAGATCCAGGTTCTTGAGGGCCTGGAAGCTGTGCGAAAGCGCCCGGGGATGTACGTTGGCGACAACGGCAAGAAAGGCCTCCACCAGATGTTTAGAGAGGTTCTCGACAACTCTGTTGACGAAGCTCTCGCCGGACACTGTGACTTCATCCAAGTCAAACTCCACGCCGACAACTCAATGTCTGTTGAAGACAACGGTCGCGGAATCCCCGTCGATAAGCATGCGAAGATGGGCGTTTCTGCGCTCCAAGTTGTCATGACGGTACTACACGCCGGAGGAAAGTTCGGCGAAGGCGGAGGCTATAAGACATCGGGCGGGCTCCACGGCGTTGGCGTGAGCTGTACAAATGCCCTCTCCGCATGGATGGAGACCACCGTTAAGCGAAACGGCAAACTGTATCGGCAGCGGTATGAGATGGGCCGTCCTGTTACGGAAGTCGAGGTCATCGGGAAATCTCAAGGCACCGGAACGCTTCAGCATTGGATGGCTGACGATACGGTTCTCACCGAGTCGAAGTACGACACTCACATCCTCAAGAACAGACTTCGTGAGCTGGCCTACCTCAACCCTCAGGTTAAGTTCGATTTCAAGAACGAACAGAACCCAGATGACGACGAAGAATTTTTCTATCAGCGAGGCATTCCTCAGCTCGTCGAAGATGTCAATGAGGCGAAGAACTCGCTGCACCCGGTCATCTTCTTCAAGAGACGAAAGGATACGACCGAACTGGAAGTCGCCCTGCAATATCACGACGGCTACACGCAGACCGTTCTTGCGTTCTCGAACAACATCCACCAGCCCGATGGTGGAACACACGTTTCGGGATTCAGCCAAGCGCTCACACGTGTCATTAACGCCTATGCTCGAAAGGGCAACTATCTGAAAGAAAAGGACACCAACTTCACGTCGGACGATATTAGCGACGGCCTCACTGCCGTCATTTCGCTCCGGCTCGAAAACCCGCAGTACAACTCACAGGACAAGGTCAAACTCGTGACCCCTGAAGTTCAGGGCATGGTGAACTCGCTCGTCGGCGACGGTCTCAACACCTACATGGAAGAGAACCCAGCCATCGCGCGCAGGATCGTCGAAAAGGCCGTGATTGCTCAGCGTATGCGCGAAGCCGCCAAGAAGGCTGCCGAAGCGGTCAAGCGAAGTTCGGCGATGGACAGCTTTGGACTGCCCGGAAAGCTCTCCGACTGCGTTAGCAAAGACCCGCAGAAATGTGAAATCTTCTTGGTTGAGGGCGACTCGGCGGGTGGCTCAGCAAAAGGAGCGCGCGACCGTGTGACGCAAGCCATCCTCCCTCTGCGAGGAAAAATTCTCAACGTCGAGAAAGCCCGTGTTGACAAAGCTCTCGACAACGAAGAGATTAAGTCTCTCATTGCCGCGCTCGGGGTTGGCATTGACCTCGACTTTGGCCGGGGAGAAGAAGACGAACAAGAGACGCTTTTCAGCGAATCGAACGTCGAAGAAAACGACAAAGTACGCAGCGAGGTCGCGAACGGTGCCGAGCCAAACAATGATTACACCGAAATCATTGTCGGCGCCGACGAAGAAGAGGAGTCAGATTCAACAGAAGCTGACGACCTTGAAGAAAGCGATGAGGCCGTTACGGTTGAAGGCGACGACGTCTCCGAAGAAGTTGTGTCATCGGAAGAAGCCGCCGAGGCACCGGCAAACGGCCGAAAGCGCAGCTCTACTTCCGCGATGAAGAGCGCAACAATCGGTAAAGGGCAGAAGGATCAGAGGGAGAAGCAGTTCGACCTTTCGAAACTGCGCTACCACAAGATCATCATCATGACCGACGCCGATGTTGACGGAGAGCACATCCGAACCCTTCTCCTGACTTTCTTCTACAGGTACATGCGCCCTATCATTGAGAAAGGCTATCTGTACTTGGCCCAGCCGCCGTTGTTCGTGATCAAGGTTGGCAATAACGAGCGCCATTACGCGATGACCGAAAAGGAGCGAGACGAAATCGTACGAGGTCTCGGCAAGAAGAGAAACTGCACGATTCAGCGCTTTAAGGGTCTGGGCGAAATGAACGCCGATGAGCTTGAAGAAACCACGATGAATCCGGAGCATCGCACTCTGGTCAAGGTCAACTACGACACCCAATTTATGATGGATGTCGAACGACTATTCAGCGACCTGATGGGTGAGAAAGTCGAACCTCGCCGCGCCTTCATCGAGAAGCATGCAAAGCAAGCTTCCGACGTTGACTGGCACTACTAA
- the ilvC gene encoding ketol-acid reductoisomerase, which produces MAQLLYERDIEFELIKRKRVAVIGYGNQGHAHALNLRDSGINIRVGARPGGDAWKRALQDGFDPYLMGECVEWADIVMLTLPDVPMKEIYSEHVGPNLRPDQLLLFAHGFNILYGLIEPPNFVDVALVSPKGAGYKLRKEFISGSGMCAMVAVHQDFTKLAKDLTLSYALGIGAAKGGVLMTTFKEETETDLFGEQTVLCGGIPELIKAAFETLVEAGYSPEAAYFECVHEAKLITDLIYKGGLKFMRESISDTAEWGGYEAGPKVISEESRKAMRETLSAIQNGAFAERWMAESNAKQPNLQKLRNAEAQHPVEDVGNVLRAGMPFLKSE; this is translated from the coding sequence ATGGCTCAGCTCCTCTACGAACGCGACATCGAGTTCGAACTGATCAAGCGAAAGCGGGTCGCGGTGATCGGATACGGCAATCAAGGGCATGCGCACGCCCTGAACCTTCGAGACAGTGGCATCAATATTCGCGTTGGAGCCAGGCCGGGGGGCGACGCTTGGAAGCGAGCGCTGCAAGACGGGTTTGATCCCTACTTGATGGGTGAGTGCGTGGAGTGGGCGGACATCGTCATGCTCACGCTTCCCGATGTCCCGATGAAGGAGATTTATTCAGAGCACGTTGGCCCCAATCTTCGCCCAGACCAGTTGCTCCTCTTTGCCCACGGCTTCAATATCCTCTACGGCCTTATTGAGCCACCAAACTTTGTTGATGTGGCGCTTGTCTCACCCAAAGGGGCAGGATACAAGCTGAGAAAGGAGTTCATCAGCGGCTCAGGGATGTGCGCGATGGTTGCTGTCCACCAAGACTTCACAAAACTTGCCAAAGATCTCACCCTCAGCTACGCCCTCGGAATTGGTGCCGCGAAGGGCGGTGTTCTGATGACCACCTTCAAGGAGGAAACGGAAACCGATCTCTTTGGAGAGCAGACTGTCCTCTGCGGAGGCATCCCGGAGTTGATCAAAGCTGCCTTCGAGACTCTCGTTGAAGCTGGCTACTCCCCTGAAGCCGCGTACTTTGAATGTGTGCATGAAGCCAAGCTGATTACAGACCTCATCTACAAAGGCGGTTTGAAGTTCATGCGCGAGTCGATCAGTGATACCGCCGAGTGGGGTGGGTACGAAGCAGGACCAAAAGTGATAAGCGAAGAATCGCGAAAGGCGATGCGTGAGACCCTTTCTGCAATCCAAAATGGAGCTTTTGCGGAGCGCTGGATGGCCGAAAGCAACGCTAAACAGCCAAATCTTCAAAAATTAAGGAACGCAGAGGCCCAGCACCCAGTCGAAGATGTGGGAAATGTTTTGAGGGCGGGGATGCCCTTTTTGAAATCGGAATAG
- a CDS encoding phosphodiester glycosidase family protein, with protein sequence MRRLIWIIGIVGAVCAAPAQVWEKLITEGMTYRMEVDKSTPRVIHGLRLSLGSKVTSKPEVGNLALFATDLYGSKQTISQLVRQTGAIAGINADFFGKTNSPIGFMSQDGQLVSGPYKNRSVWGWNHTVAESGFVTFKCTVKGAFSEAFEVDVVNRETIGGEIILYTSKAAATKAKLPCTQLLLKIAIGNLTPSQAAIVDVERVVRDQAEIAVPEGYVVLCAGGTKQSVLDAFKVGDRLTINFEAKGFDWTKITNAVGGGPQLVRNKRPKVDWDRQGFTAEFARKRHPRTAIGKTASGELWLVAIDGRQAMSDGATLDEAAAIMIRLGCVEAINLDGGGSTTFNLLGLTLNRPSDGTERPVANGIVVFGEPVIRNYTEPKVVGPDKLVVGKPMTFKVFDKNGVMVPNVAVIWAATGSAWIDQGGMVYPQKAGTVTVSAWIGGKVYTTNVIVNPG encoded by the coding sequence ATGCGACGGTTAATCTGGATTATAGGGATCGTCGGGGCCGTTTGTGCGGCCCCCGCCCAAGTCTGGGAAAAGCTGATTACCGAAGGCATGACCTATCGCATGGAGGTCGATAAATCGACGCCGAGGGTCATTCATGGGCTACGCCTGAGCCTCGGCTCGAAAGTGACCTCCAAGCCGGAGGTCGGCAATCTCGCGCTCTTTGCTACCGACCTCTATGGAAGCAAGCAGACCATTTCGCAGTTGGTAAGACAAACCGGCGCTATCGCCGGGATCAATGCAGACTTTTTTGGGAAAACGAACTCACCGATTGGATTCATGTCCCAAGACGGACAACTCGTCAGCGGCCCATACAAGAATCGCTCTGTTTGGGGATGGAATCATACCGTCGCCGAATCGGGCTTCGTGACATTCAAGTGCACCGTAAAGGGTGCCTTCAGCGAAGCTTTTGAAGTGGACGTCGTGAACCGCGAAACGATTGGCGGCGAGATCATTCTGTACACATCCAAAGCCGCCGCGACCAAGGCCAAACTACCGTGTACGCAACTCCTCCTCAAAATAGCGATTGGCAACCTCACGCCCTCGCAAGCTGCGATTGTGGACGTGGAGCGTGTGGTCCGCGACCAAGCAGAGATTGCTGTTCCAGAAGGATACGTCGTGCTTTGCGCTGGAGGGACGAAGCAATCTGTCCTCGATGCCTTTAAAGTAGGCGACCGATTAACGATTAATTTTGAGGCTAAGGGATTCGATTGGACGAAGATCACCAACGCAGTCGGCGGCGGGCCTCAGTTGGTGAGGAACAAGCGTCCAAAAGTGGATTGGGATAGGCAAGGCTTTACTGCCGAATTCGCCCGGAAGAGACATCCACGCACAGCGATCGGCAAAACGGCATCGGGCGAGCTTTGGCTGGTTGCGATTGACGGACGCCAAGCCATGAGCGACGGCGCAACACTTGACGAAGCCGCTGCGATTATGATTCGCTTGGGGTGCGTCGAAGCGATCAACCTTGACGGTGGCGGAAGCACAACGTTCAATCTGTTGGGATTGACACTCAACCGCCCGAGTGATGGCACGGAGCGTCCAGTTGCCAACGGCATTGTTGTGTTCGGAGAGCCCGTCATCCGCAACTACACAGAACCAAAGGTCGTCGGACCCGATAAGCTTGTCGTCGGCAAGCCAATGACCTTCAAAGTTTTCGATAAGAACGGCGTGATGGTCCCGAACGTCGCCGTAATTTGGGCAGCCACAGGCAGCGCTTGGATTGATCAGGGCGGCATGGTTTACCCGCAAAAAGCGGGCACTGTCACGGTGTCGGCGTGGATCGGTGGCAAGGTGTACACAACAAACGTGATTGTCAACCCAGGGTAA
- a CDS encoding LD-carboxypeptidase → MPVRKPKPLKPGDLIRIVTPASPLPQEKLKPALDLFESEGYRVELGKHALDVDEYLAGTDEHRAEDMQDAFDDPSVSAVFCARGGYGCARLMPYLDLERMAASGKLFCGFSDITTLHIALNQLGLPTLHSPMPITLFMPREEWVYESLKRVLKGDVQLPEGAPNGETVNGGIAEGEVIGGCLCLICDSIGTRYPFDPKGKIVVIEDVDEAPHRIDAMLTHLLNTGLIQHVAGLVIGEMTRTDERIDEGIGGKSWRHILTERLGPLGIPMILNYPFGHAPQMLSLPLGIRARLDADAGKLTYLESLCDG, encoded by the coding sequence ATGCCCGTCCGCAAGCCGAAACCCCTCAAACCAGGCGATCTCATCCGAATCGTCACCCCCGCATCCCCCCTCCCCCAAGAAAAGCTCAAGCCTGCGCTTGATCTCTTTGAGAGTGAGGGATACCGCGTCGAGCTGGGCAAACACGCACTGGACGTGGACGAATACCTCGCTGGGACTGACGAGCATCGTGCGGAGGATATGCAGGATGCCTTCGATGATCCAAGCGTCTCAGCCGTCTTTTGTGCGCGGGGCGGCTATGGTTGCGCTCGGCTTATGCCCTACCTTGACCTTGAGCGGATGGCGGCCTCCGGCAAGCTCTTCTGCGGATTCAGCGATATCACGACCCTCCATATAGCCCTCAACCAACTCGGGCTTCCCACGCTCCATTCGCCCATGCCAATCACTTTGTTTATGCCTCGCGAAGAGTGGGTCTACGAGTCGCTTAAGCGCGTACTGAAGGGAGATGTACAACTGCCGGAAGGAGCGCCGAATGGAGAAACCGTAAATGGAGGCATTGCCGAAGGAGAAGTCATCGGCGGCTGCCTCTGCCTCATTTGCGATAGCATTGGCACACGCTATCCGTTCGATCCAAAGGGGAAGATTGTGGTGATTGAAGATGTCGATGAAGCGCCACACCGTATCGACGCCATGCTGACACACCTCCTTAATACGGGGCTCATTCAGCACGTCGCTGGTCTTGTCATCGGCGAGATGACACGCACGGACGAGCGGATTGACGAGGGGATCGGCGGGAAATCCTGGCGGCACATTTTGACGGAACGCCTCGGCCCGCTTGGTATTCCGATGATCCTCAACTATCCATTCGGGCATGCTCCCCAAATGCTAAGCCTTCCGCTTGGAATCCGCGCGAGGCTGGATGCGGACGCTGGCAAACTGACGTACTTGGAGTCGTTATGCGACGGTTAA
- a CDS encoding DUF5107 domain-containing protein yields the protein MATEIFEDAIELEAGTLEAIYPTPENLGLCYPYPQLRVAGRTAGMSFRTLTLENPYLRVTVVPDLGGRILSFFDKRTETEILPQPKPLSAASGGPRGAELTAGILVDIGTAGRMNAMGPVEYQIRDQVEEDESPYLILHELVAGLGVSWHATLTLPPDRAELHLSVKVQNRQLLPVHCKQGLLAWLSESSQALSQANSSVVFSPDLNCGLGLHYADAFFESVEAIEGRLRLNRSAEHELLLPRQSDTWTVVLQPVSKLSSLEAWSSEAAICLNEGKLSVQSVAPRAGAKLLVGTEAGESFEAAVDLYPEKSTTLDIASMPLLAAIAIRDSDKNDLLVADLSSPPNQLSAKPLGLASPSAALNAFAKPDPGSREALVLAGITDKNPESTILGLNIPGLQSVCRLSLALEALRQKRHEEALVWLEDAISYNAEDHLIWWLKATVKRIHGLEEEEDQDLPTAHFLAPLEPALRAESFLRQPQTHGKEPNPIIKPLANHPEAMIEVACLLLEAGLDEEAMRWMDEARRHRDEPMLRYLQAWSLLSKTRMAVEAADLVLGASGKPLEPPYPWRPIEKTAIRELSARFSDDPRLSQLHRMLGS from the coding sequence ATGGCGACCGAAATCTTTGAAGATGCTATCGAGCTTGAGGCTGGCACCCTTGAAGCGATTTACCCCACTCCCGAGAACCTCGGGCTTTGCTACCCCTACCCCCAACTGCGCGTGGCTGGACGCACAGCAGGCATGTCCTTTCGGACGCTAACTCTTGAAAACCCATACCTTCGAGTGACGGTTGTTCCAGACCTCGGCGGGCGCATACTCAGCTTCTTCGACAAGCGGACTGAAACCGAGATTCTCCCTCAACCCAAGCCACTTTCGGCAGCCTCTGGCGGGCCCAGAGGTGCAGAGTTAACTGCGGGAATCCTTGTAGACATCGGAACGGCAGGCCGGATGAACGCGATGGGACCGGTTGAGTACCAGATCCGCGACCAAGTCGAAGAGGATGAATCTCCTTACTTAATCCTGCACGAGCTTGTCGCTGGCCTTGGTGTGAGTTGGCATGCAACACTTACACTCCCACCCGACCGCGCAGAGTTACACCTTTCCGTAAAAGTCCAAAACCGGCAACTGCTGCCGGTGCACTGCAAGCAGGGGTTACTCGCGTGGCTAAGCGAGAGTTCACAAGCATTGTCGCAGGCAAACTCCTCCGTCGTGTTCTCGCCAGATCTGAACTGCGGGCTTGGGCTCCACTATGCAGACGCATTTTTTGAATCTGTTGAAGCAATCGAGGGTCGCCTTCGCCTCAACCGAAGCGCAGAACACGAGCTGCTTCTCCCAAGGCAATCCGACACTTGGACGGTCGTCCTTCAGCCAGTATCAAAGCTTTCATCTCTTGAGGCTTGGAGTTCTGAGGCGGCTATTTGCCTCAATGAAGGAAAGCTGTCGGTTCAATCGGTTGCTCCCCGCGCAGGCGCAAAGCTCCTTGTGGGAACTGAAGCCGGTGAGAGCTTTGAGGCTGCTGTCGATCTCTACCCAGAAAAATCGACGACCTTAGACATTGCCAGCATGCCACTGCTTGCCGCTATTGCAATCCGTGATTCCGATAAGAACGACCTTCTCGTCGCCGATCTCTCATCCCCTCCAAACCAGCTTTCAGCAAAACCCCTTGGCCTTGCATCTCCCTCAGCAGCTCTCAATGCCTTCGCTAAGCCGGACCCAGGTTCTCGTGAGGCCCTTGTGTTAGCAGGCATCACCGATAAAAACCCAGAATCGACAATTCTCGGGCTGAATATTCCTGGGCTTCAGTCGGTATGCCGACTTTCGTTGGCTCTTGAAGCGTTGCGGCAAAAGCGCCACGAAGAGGCTCTTGTCTGGCTGGAGGACGCGATTAGCTACAACGCAGAGGATCACTTGATCTGGTGGCTCAAGGCGACCGTCAAACGAATTCACGGCCTTGAGGAGGAGGAAGATCAGGACCTGCCAACGGCTCACTTTCTCGCCCCACTCGAACCTGCTCTTCGCGCCGAAAGCTTCCTTCGTCAACCACAAACTCATGGCAAGGAGCCCAACCCCATCATCAAGCCGCTTGCCAATCACCCCGAGGCAATGATTGAAGTGGCTTGTCTGCTTTTGGAGGCTGGGTTGGATGAAGAGGCGATGCGATGGATGGATGAGGCGCGGCGGCACCGCGACGAACCCATGCTCCGCTATTTACAGGCATGGAGCCTGCTCTCGAAAACGCGGATGGCTGTTGAGGCTGCTGACCTCGTCCTTGGCGCATCAGGCAAACCACTAGAGCCGCCTTACCCGTGGCGCCCGATTGAAAAGACTGCGATTCGTGAGTTGTCCGCCCGTTTCAGCGACGATCCGCGACTTTCACAGTTGCATCGGATGCTTGGCAGTTAG
- a CDS encoding TatD family hydrolase, which yields MVLFDTHCHLNDPKAFPNPSQAIREAKEVGVEFMTVIGIDPDSSRLAMEIADAHDGVTFVAGRHPNYAADYDPAELKLVEEFLDHPKCVALGEIGLDYHWDFALPEQQLRCTLDQLALARDKKKPVVIHCREAYPDLLSILEREPAHSYLFHCFGGDADDAKRVMELDGYFGVDGPITYKNSQGLRELVKHIPLDRIVLETDSPYLTPEPYRGKPNSPKLLPIVNAKLAECLGLTADACAIATIATGRRFYGIS from the coding sequence ATGGTCCTCTTCGATACACACTGCCACCTCAACGACCCAAAAGCATTTCCCAACCCCAGTCAGGCGATTCGCGAGGCCAAAGAGGTTGGCGTTGAGTTCATGACGGTCATCGGGATCGACCCCGATTCAAGCCGGTTAGCGATGGAGATAGCCGACGCGCACGATGGGGTCACATTCGTTGCCGGACGTCACCCTAACTACGCCGCCGATTACGATCCTGCCGAGCTGAAACTTGTTGAGGAGTTTTTAGACCATCCAAAATGCGTCGCCCTTGGCGAGATTGGACTTGACTATCATTGGGATTTCGCTCTGCCAGAGCAACAATTGCGGTGCACACTCGATCAGCTTGCCCTCGCCCGGGACAAGAAGAAACCTGTCGTCATCCATTGTCGAGAGGCTTATCCCGATCTGCTGAGCATCCTGGAACGGGAGCCTGCGCATTCGTATCTCTTCCATTGTTTTGGAGGCGACGCCGACGATGCGAAGCGGGTGATGGAGCTCGACGGATACTTTGGCGTGGACGGGCCGATCACCTACAAGAACTCACAGGGTCTGAGGGAGTTAGTGAAACACATCCCACTGGATAGAATCGTGCTGGAAACGGACTCACCATATCTAACGCCCGAACCCTATCGCGGAAAGCCGAACAGCCCTAAACTGCTCCCTATAGTGAACGCTAAATTGGCAGAATGCCTGGGCTTAACCGCCGATGCCTGCGCCATCGCCACCATCGCCACCGGCAGGCGGTTCTACGGGATCAGTTAA